Proteins from one Shumkonia mesophila genomic window:
- a CDS encoding tripartite tricarboxylate transporter TctB family protein, with translation MLQRDYRDMVAGATLCALGMFVALYCSANYSLGSLTRVGPGMLPTALGVLLAVMGVTIAALAVFRSGPRVSVEGRPALAVMASVAAFAAGVDLAGLVPAIALLTLIASLGNSTLGATKAILLAAVLSLVGTLIFRVGLDLPVDVIRWPV, from the coding sequence GTGTTACAGCGCGATTATCGCGATATGGTCGCCGGGGCGACGTTGTGTGCGCTCGGGATGTTCGTGGCTCTTTACTGTTCCGCCAATTACAGCCTGGGATCGCTGACCCGGGTGGGACCGGGGATGCTGCCGACGGCACTTGGGGTCCTTTTGGCGGTCATGGGTGTGACGATCGCCGCCCTTGCCGTCTTCCGAAGCGGCCCGCGGGTTTCCGTCGAGGGGCGTCCGGCCTTGGCCGTCATGGCTAGCGTCGCGGCATTCGCGGCAGGCGTCGACCTGGCGGGGCTGGTCCCGGCGATCGCCCTTCTCACCCTTATCGCCAGCCTTGGAAACAGCACCCTGGGGGCGACGAAGGCCATTCTTCTGGCCGCCGTTCTTAGCCTGGTTGGCACCCTCATCTTCCGCGTCGGCCTTGACCTTCCGGTCGACGTCATTCGGTGGCCCGTGTAA
- a CDS encoding tripartite tricarboxylate transporter permease, producing the protein MEYFGTFLQSVSLGLDTALLPVNLFYCFVGVLVGTLVGVLPGIGTLAALSLVFPLTFHLPATTALIMLSGIWYGTLYGGSVASVLLNVPGTPSTVVICIEGYPMAKQGRAGVALFMSAVASFFGATSGIVMTMLLSPYFVSYGLSFGAAEYFSLMLLGLVAASTIGTGAPLKSFAMVLLGLILGTVGMDIFTGQSRMTFGIMPLRDGISLVALAMGVFGVSEVIASVRTVRGGEVDRSSVKLRAMIPTREDIRRSWLPMIRGTGIGSFFGILPGTGPTVASFMAYAIEKKVTRHPERFGKGAIEGIAAPESANNAADQTAFIPTMTLGIPGSPTMAIMLGAMMIQGIAPGPMMMSSHPDLFWGLIMSFWIGNIMLLLLNIPLIGIWVRLLTIPYHLLYPAILMFICIGVYSVNNDSFDVWVVLFFGAVGYAMRLADLPSAPLLLGFVLGPLVEENFRRAMILARGEPATFIERPISGTIMTITFLLLAWGVWRTARGRRANGMSARV; encoded by the coding sequence ATGGAATACTTCGGCACGTTTCTCCAGAGCGTCTCGCTCGGCCTCGATACGGCGCTTCTCCCGGTCAACTTGTTTTACTGCTTCGTCGGCGTTCTGGTCGGAACCCTCGTCGGGGTGCTGCCGGGGATCGGCACGCTTGCCGCCCTCTCGCTGGTTTTCCCCCTGACCTTCCACCTGCCGGCGACGACCGCGCTGATCATGCTTTCCGGCATCTGGTACGGCACGCTCTATGGCGGCTCGGTCGCCAGCGTCCTTCTCAATGTCCCGGGGACGCCCTCCACCGTCGTCATCTGCATCGAAGGCTATCCGATGGCCAAGCAGGGACGGGCCGGGGTCGCGTTGTTCATGAGCGCGGTGGCATCCTTCTTTGGCGCCACCTCGGGCATCGTGATGACGATGCTGCTGTCGCCCTATTTCGTCAGTTACGGGCTGAGCTTCGGCGCCGCCGAATACTTCTCTCTGATGCTGCTTGGCCTTGTGGCGGCTTCGACCATCGGCACCGGCGCGCCGCTCAAGAGCTTCGCCATGGTCCTCCTCGGTCTCATCCTCGGCACCGTGGGAATGGATATCTTTACCGGCCAAAGCCGAATGACTTTCGGCATCATGCCGTTGCGCGACGGGATCAGCCTGGTCGCCCTCGCCATGGGCGTATTCGGCGTATCCGAGGTGATCGCGAGTGTCCGGACGGTGCGGGGAGGGGAGGTGGATCGCAGCAGCGTCAAACTGCGCGCGATGATCCCGACGCGCGAGGACATCCGCCGATCATGGCTGCCGATGATCCGTGGAACGGGCATCGGATCCTTCTTCGGCATACTTCCCGGCACCGGCCCGACGGTCGCCTCGTTCATGGCGTACGCGATCGAAAAAAAGGTCACGCGCCACCCGGAACGCTTCGGAAAGGGAGCCATCGAAGGCATCGCCGCGCCCGAGTCCGCCAACAATGCCGCCGATCAGACGGCCTTCATCCCCACGATGACTCTGGGCATCCCCGGCAGTCCGACGATGGCAATTATGCTGGGCGCGATGATGATTCAGGGAATTGCGCCGGGACCAATGATGATGAGCAGCCACCCCGACCTGTTCTGGGGGCTGATCATGAGCTTTTGGATCGGCAACATCATGCTGCTGCTCCTCAACATCCCCTTGATCGGGATCTGGGTTCGGCTTCTGACGATCCCCTATCACCTGCTTTATCCTGCCATCCTGATGTTCATCTGCATCGGCGTCTATTCGGTCAACAACGACAGCTTTGATGTGTGGGTGGTCCTGTTCTTTGGCGCAGTCGGCTATGCCATGCGCCTGGCCGACCTTCCGTCCGCGCCCTTGTTGCTGGGGTTTGTGCTGGGCCCGCTGGTGGAGGAGAACTTCCGTCGTGCGATGATCTTGGCGCGCGGCGAGCCTGCGACCTTCATCGAACGGCCGATCAGCGGCACGATCATGACCATCACATTCTTGCTGCTGGCCTGGGGCGTGTGGCGAACGGCTCGTGGCAGGCGAGCCAACGGGATGTCGGCAAGGGTGTAA